The Gimesia sp. genome segment CCTCCGACGATGGACGGGTGCTCATTCTCGATTTGAAAGGGACAAACGCCAAGGACGAAGACCTGAAGCATCTGGCTGGTTTGCCTTCCCTGGAACGGCTGATTATCTGGGGGCCAAATTTTACCGATGCAGCGACCGAAGAGATCGGTAAAAAGAAGGGGCTCTGGTTTGTCAGTCTGGAAAGCACGGCCATTGGTGATGCAGGGGTCAAAAATCTTGCCGATCTGCAGGATCTGCAGGTACTCTCATTGCGGGCGACCAATATTACCAACGATGCACTGAAGACAGTCGCGCAGTTTCCCAAGCTGAAAGACCTCGATCTGCGTTTCAATAAGGAAATCAACGACGAGGGAATGCCGCTGATCAAGGATATGAAAAACCTGAGAGTGTTGAAGCTCCAGGCAACTCAGGTGACCGATGACGGCATGAAGGATGTGGCTCAACTGCCCAACCTGCAGCGACTGAACACCTGGGGACGCAACATCTCTGACAAGACGCTGGCACTGCTCAAGGATAAGAATCTGGTATCACTGGAACTGGATGATACGGAAATTTCTGATGAAGGACTCCAGCACCTCAAGGGAATGACCAATATGGAAGCCCTGCATCTGCGTCGTGACTTTGTAACAGATGCGGGTATCGAAAATATCAAAGATATGAAGAACCTGCAGACGCTCTATCTGCGTGATACTGTCGTCACCAATGAGGGGATGAAGAATCTGTCGGGACTGACGGAACTGACCTACCTCGATCTGGATGAATCGATGATTGGGGATGAAGGGCTGGAACAGCTCAAAGATCTGAAAAAACTGACCCGACTCGGACTCTGGGGAACCGAAACTACTGATGAAGGATTGAAGGTGGTCTCTGGATTTACCGATCTGAATCGGCTGAACCTGGAAGGTACTCAAATTACCAATGCAGGTCTGGAGCATCTCCTGCCACTGAAAAAACTGGAATATCTGAACTTGAGTAAAACGGAAATCGGTGATGAAGGATTACAGAAACTCACAGCCTTGAAGAATCTCAAGGAAGTGCAGGTCAGCTTCACCCAGGTGACAGATGACGGGATCAAGAAGTTCAAGGAAGCGGTTCCCGGTTGCAAGGTTAAGCATTAAAGGATTGGTCGAAAGCAGATGTCTGATCAGGAACAACAGCGGGCACAACGGGCCGTACGTCAGTTTATGGAAAGCTGGCAGCGTTCCGGGCTGACGCATATCAAACACGTCGAGCCGGCGCCCGTGCTTTCTGCGCCTGCAGAAGTTGTTGCACCTGCTGTCACTGAAACAAAAACGCCGCTACGAATACGCCCCGTTGAGCCCGAGACTCCACCAGAACGCACATCGATCTCTCCGCCAGAGCCAACAGTAGAACATGTTGTTGAACCGGTTGTAGAGACCGCAGACCCGCGAAAGGATATGAGCGTGCCCCGAACAACGAAATCGAGACTTTCCAAGGCAGATCGCCAGGCACAACTGGATATTGTGGCTGAGGAAGTCTCTCAATGTCGGAAGTGTCCGGAACTGGCTGAGACACGCACTCAGACCGTGTTTGGAGTCGGGAATCCGAGTGCGAAAATCATGTTTATCGGTGAGGCACCCGGGGCGGATGAAGACAAACAGGGAGAACCCTTCGTCGGACGGGCAGGGAAGCTGCTGGATAAAATTATCGAAGCCTGCCAGATGAAGCGCAGCGAGATTTATATTGCGAATATTCTCAGGTGTCGGCCCCCTGGAAACCGGAATCCTTCCGATCAGGAAGCGGCAAACTGTCGAGGCTTTCTCGATGCTCAGATTGAGATTGTCGATCCGGATTACATCGTCTGCTGGGGCTCTGTGGCTGCAAAGAATCTGCTGCACTCAGAGCTTCCGATTGGCAAGATGCGCGGGCAGTTTTACGAATATGGCCGGGCCAGAGTCGTCTGCACCTACCATCCGTCTTACCTGCTGAGAAATCCATCCGCTAAGAAGAACGTCTGGGATGACATGATCTTACTGTTCAAAGATATGGGCATTGACCTCAAAGCCACACAATAAAATAAAAGGTGCTGTGAGGTCTTTTTGACTAATCTTCAATCAGACCATGCAACTGTAACAACTGGCGGTGTGAATTGACTCGATTCAGGTGAGGTGGATTGATGTCGTGCGTTGAGGAATGAATTTCCGTCGTGGAAGAGACTTTAGTTTCCTGCTCTGAATCGCAGTGTATTTCATCCAGCGTCAGCATCAGGCGGAACAGATCGCGGCAGTTCAGTTTCCCGATCAGCAGTCCTTCGTCAGTCACAGGCATACAGCTGTTGCGACGATCGCGGAACAGGGGAGCCTGGAGCAGAGCATCATCATCCGGTGAGAGGGTTTCCAGTTGAACATGCATGATTGATTCAACGGGAGCATTCATGTCAGCGAGCTGCAATTTCTGTTTCAGAAAATTGTACTCGGGGACAATTCCGACCAGTCGCATTTGATGGTCAGTCACGTAAACTTCAGGCGATTCTGCTTCGATCATGCGCCGGGCGGCTTGCTGAAGAGTCGTTCCCAGTGGCACACTGACCGGACTCTGGGTCATCAGATCACGAACTCGTACCTGCATTGTTTCTTCCTTGGCAATGACCTGTTTTGAATGGTCTCAAAACGGTTTCTACAATAGGGACGGATGAAATCGGTTTATCTCACAGGGGAGATTGAAGATTACAGGCCCACTGAAAACTGGTTCAAGTCCACTGTTAAAAGAGCAAAAGTCTTCAACCAGCCTTTCTATCAAAGATAGGTTGCCAGGAAGCAACATGATGCTTTTTCTCAACACGTTCTCACGAAAAGTCGGGAACAGTGCGAAAACCATACGGATTGTGCAGGTTATATCGAAAAGAGTTCTGAGCCCAGGGAGCGGTCAGTGAGCGAGTAGATTACTGACAGCGTCACTGCATTTATTGATAGCGCTTTAGAATCTCTTCTGCGACCTGATAGACGACTTTAGGCCCCGTGGTCGCTTCAATGTGTCCCAGTTTGTGATGCGAGACCCTGGTGCCCCATTGTTCTGCCAGCTCTGCGATCCGCAGTGAGGGTACAAAGCGATCAAAGTCGGCGATATGCAATTGAATCTGATCCGGAGATAACAATGGTTGCCACTGATTCAACCGCAGTGGTTTACAAAGCGTTTCCAGTTGTGATTCCTCAGGCGGATCGTGGCTTGCGCCGCGGCGGATTGCATTCACTACAGTGCCCCCTTCGTCAAGGATTCGCAAGAGATCCACAGGAGGCGTAATCGCATTCGCGAATGCGAGGTTTTCCACCAGCAGAGTCGCAGTCAGTGTTAACCAGGCCCCGTGACTGATGCCCATCAGGCCGATTCGACGTCCCTGAGACTGGAGTGTCAGAATCAGACTCCAGAGATCCAGAACTCCCTGCCGGGCGACCATCAACTGGTGGTCGATATTTCCCCCTGCAATTAACTGACCAGGTCGGTATCCCGGGGGAGTGCGACGGAAATTAAAAGGGCTGTCCAGCATGACCACATCGATGCCGTGAGGTGTTAAGCGTTCCGCCAGTCTGTTAAAGCTGCGGACACCCAACTGCACAATTCCATCAACGGCGACAACGGTCAGACGTTCCGGGATGTTTCTCTGCGTGGATTGAACGGTCGATTTCCAATGGCGACCTTTAACGTGGTCGTTTTCAGGAAAACCGCTGGTCACACAGGACTGAAACCCGAAGTCTTTTACTTCCGCAGAGGGGAATGTAGTCTTGGAAGCCGGACGTAACTCGGACTGATACTCCAGCTGGGCTGGATCCGGTTTCGGAGAAAAAAACTGGTCTAACTCGCCACTCTGGAGTTCCGGAGTGGTTTCACGTGCATTTGAGATCTCCAGCGGTTGCTTTTGGTAGTAGAAGAACCGATGCAGGAGATAGAAACCAACAACTTCATCCAGGCAAGTCGACCAGAGCTTTTGAAACATGCAATAAACTCGGACTGGGGAATGTCTTATTCCGGTTTCTGTTTCAGGGCTGCTTCGATAGCTGCTTTAATATCTGCCTGCGTGATTTCCTGGCTGGGGTCTGCAAAAGAGAATTTCTTAACCAGTTTCCCACTGCGGTCGTAGATACGGTAATGCGGGAGCGCACCGTCATCGATTCCAAAGGTCTCCATCGGATCCTTGTCATCGGCAGCGGTCGCCAGGACGTTAGTGAATTGCGCTTTCTGTTTTTCGAGAAATTCGCGAACCGCTTTCTGGGTTGCCTCGTCTGATTCATCCATGCTGACCGAGATGACACTCAACCCCTGATCGGCGAGATTCTGATTCCATTCCACTGTATGGTGAAAATTCTTGACACAGGGAATACACCAGGTCGCCCAGAAATCAACCAGAACGACTTTACCCTGCTGTTGCTTGAGGATCTCTTCAAAACCGGAAGCATCGCTTAACGTCAGTGTGATTTCTTCCGTCTTTGCAGGTTTGGCTTCGGGAGTGGCTGTCTCGGAGGGAGCAGCTTCGGGCTGCGGCTCAGTTTTTGTCGTTTCCTGGCTTTCCTGTGTCGAGCAGCTGAATGTGAATAGCAGCAGGCTGCAAACAAAAG includes the following:
- a CDS encoding uracil-DNA glycosylase, producing the protein MSDQEQQRAQRAVRQFMESWQRSGLTHIKHVEPAPVLSAPAEVVAPAVTETKTPLRIRPVEPETPPERTSISPPEPTVEHVVEPVVETADPRKDMSVPRTTKSRLSKADRQAQLDIVAEEVSQCRKCPELAETRTQTVFGVGNPSAKIMFIGEAPGADEDKQGEPFVGRAGKLLDKIIEACQMKRSEIYIANILRCRPPGNRNPSDQEAANCRGFLDAQIEIVDPDYIVCWGSVAAKNLLHSELPIGKMRGQFYEYGRARVVCTYHPSYLLRNPSAKKNVWDDMILLFKDMGIDLKATQ
- a CDS encoding CBS domain-containing protein; the encoded protein is MQVRVRDLMTQSPVSVPLGTTLQQAARRMIEAESPEVYVTDHQMRLVGIVPEYNFLKQKLQLADMNAPVESIMHVQLETLSPDDDALLQAPLFRDRRNSCMPVTDEGLLIGKLNCRDLFRLMLTLDEIHCDSEQETKVSSTTEIHSSTHDINPPHLNRVNSHRQLLQLHGLIED
- a CDS encoding TlpA disulfide reductase family protein — its product is MILTQLIHNLRQQSLFRTAFVCSLLLFTFSCSTQESQETTKTEPQPEAAPSETATPEAKPAKTEEITLTLSDASGFEEILKQQQGKVVLVDFWATWCIPCVKNFHHTVEWNQNLADQGLSVISVSMDESDEATQKAVREFLEKQKAQFTNVLATAADDKDPMETFGIDDGALPHYRIYDRSGKLVKKFSFADPSQEITQADIKAAIEAALKQKPE